In the genome of Coraliomargarita sinensis, one region contains:
- the can gene encoding carbonate dehydratase, protein MPTLSKLLERNRIWADDAAEKAPDFFTKLAKQQTPDYLWIGCSDSRIPANQIMGLAPGEVFVHRNIANMVVHTDMNLLSVLQYAIDLLKVKHVIVTGHYGCGGVKAAMRKEQYGLLDNWLQHIQDVESVHLDELAPLDEDARFDRMCELNVIRQADNLRRNPIIQNAWKRGQHLEIHTWIYCLTDGRLQPLQDVITGN, encoded by the coding sequence ATGCCGACACTTTCCAAACTACTTGAGCGCAACCGTATCTGGGCGGACGATGCTGCTGAAAAGGCACCGGATTTTTTCACCAAATTGGCGAAGCAGCAGACCCCGGATTACCTTTGGATCGGCTGCTCGGACAGTCGCATTCCCGCCAACCAGATCATGGGGCTGGCACCCGGCGAGGTCTTTGTCCATCGCAACATCGCCAATATGGTCGTGCATACGGATATGAATCTATTGTCGGTGCTGCAATATGCGATCGACTTGCTCAAGGTAAAGCACGTCATCGTAACCGGCCACTACGGCTGCGGTGGCGTGAAGGCCGCCATGCGCAAGGAACAATACGGGCTGCTGGACAACTGGTTGCAGCACATTCAGGATGTCGAGAGTGTGCATTTGGATGAGCTCGCCCCGCTCGACGAGGACGCGCGCTTTGACCGTATGTGTGAACTCAATGTCATCCGCCAGGCAGACAATCTGCGCCGCAACCCGATCATTCAAAATGCCTGGAAGCGTGGACAACATCTGGAAATCCACACCTGGATCTACTGCCTCACCGACGGGCGCCTGCAACCCTTGCAGGATGTCATAACCGGCAACTAA
- a CDS encoding ABC transporter substrate-binding protein, with the protein MRLLLLAYFTILLSAAFLPASSSEVRHARNFEIIDYGTHRMLSVSNAFRDSTQIHHYALVPKRNELPELPEAATVIRTPVERVVAMETVYIGYLEALAQLDTIIAAATVDYISNPKVRQGVAEGTIQPVQVGQAIDVEKLLLLQPDLLITSVSGDAAFDIPAKLERTGLPIVLSAGYMEQDPLARAEWIKFVAAFFEEDELANQIFDGIEKRYRKLETRTKQIEDKPTVLCGAPYSGVWHVPGGDSYTARMIFDAGGDYLWSEDSTQGGIPLDTERVFLKAAGADYWINPSFYRSMHALYAADARFAKFAPAKNGQVYNNTRQVSPSGGNAIWERGITQPDKVLADLIHIFHPDLLPEHELVYYELLQ; encoded by the coding sequence ATGAGACTACTGCTCCTCGCATATTTCACCATCTTGCTCTCCGCCGCGTTTCTGCCCGCCTCCAGCAGTGAGGTTCGACACGCCAGAAACTTTGAGATCATCGACTACGGGACCCACCGCATGCTAAGCGTCTCAAATGCCTTTCGCGATTCGACACAGATCCACCACTACGCACTGGTGCCGAAGCGCAACGAGCTGCCCGAGCTCCCCGAGGCCGCGACCGTCATCCGTACTCCGGTGGAGCGTGTGGTCGCCATGGAAACCGTATACATCGGCTATCTGGAAGCCCTGGCCCAACTGGATACGATCATTGCCGCCGCGACGGTGGATTACATCAGTAATCCTAAGGTTCGCCAGGGCGTAGCCGAAGGCACGATTCAACCGGTACAGGTCGGGCAGGCCATCGACGTGGAAAAGCTCCTTCTCTTACAGCCGGACCTCCTGATTACCAGCGTCTCCGGCGACGCTGCGTTTGATATCCCCGCCAAGCTGGAGCGTACCGGCTTGCCCATTGTTTTGTCTGCCGGGTATATGGAGCAGGATCCTCTCGCCCGGGCGGAGTGGATTAAATTTGTGGCCGCCTTCTTCGAGGAGGACGAGCTCGCCAATCAAATCTTCGACGGCATTGAAAAACGCTACCGGAAACTGGAGACGCGGACAAAACAGATCGAGGACAAGCCCACCGTCCTTTGCGGCGCCCCGTACTCCGGAGTCTGGCATGTACCAGGGGGCGATAGTTACACGGCACGGATGATTTTTGATGCGGGGGGCGATTATCTCTGGAGCGAAGACAGTACTCAAGGCGGCATCCCGCTCGATACCGAACGCGTCTTTCTCAAAGCCGCCGGGGCCGATTATTGGATCAATCCGAGTTTCTACCGTAGCATGCACGCGCTTTACGCTGCCGATGCGCGCTTTGCCAAGTTTGCTCCCGCCAAGAACGGCCAAGTCTACAATAACACCCGGCAAGTCAGCCCGTCCGGAGGAAATGCTATTTGGGAGCGTGGCATCACCCAACCCGACAAAGTGCTGGCCGACCTGATTCATATTTTCCATCCGGACCTGCTGCCCGAGCACGAACTCGTTTATTACGAGCTTTTGCAATGA
- a CDS encoding FecCD family ABC transporter permease codes for MHSQTATRQRTTLVFLLAGLGIVLLALLSTCMGSVRLPVDAVIKTLTGSDAVEPVMRQIIIDFRLPRILTALLAGAALGTAGLLMQTVFRNPLADPFVLGVNSGASLGVAVVLLALAPAGISLTAGLGAKGQLLVILASSAGAAATLFVVLILSRRVDIMSVLIIGLMISYAIGAIVSILMFFSMAERLQSFINWSFGDYGNVSWSHLRFFAPAILGGLVLSSLFIKPLDALLLGEQYAESVGTRTKQARFLVLLAASLLAGAVTGFCGPIGFLGIAAPHLSRYLCRTSSHRILIPSSILIGALLSLASDFVARGPGLDVVLPLNAITALVGAPVIIAALVKQRNLKRLFG; via the coding sequence GTGCATTCGCAAACCGCAACCCGTCAACGCACCACTTTGGTCTTTCTCCTCGCAGGACTGGGCATTGTTTTACTGGCTCTGTTAAGCACCTGTATGGGCAGTGTCCGCCTGCCTGTTGATGCGGTAATCAAAACCTTAACCGGTTCCGATGCGGTCGAACCGGTGATGCGGCAAATCATTATCGATTTTCGCCTGCCGCGCATTCTGACCGCACTGCTTGCCGGGGCAGCCCTCGGCACCGCCGGATTGCTTATGCAGACGGTCTTTCGCAACCCGCTGGCGGACCCCTTCGTCCTCGGCGTCAACTCCGGTGCCAGTTTGGGTGTAGCGGTCGTACTGCTCGCCCTCGCTCCGGCCGGCATCAGCCTGACAGCAGGCCTGGGCGCGAAGGGGCAGTTACTCGTCATCCTGGCTTCAAGCGCAGGTGCCGCGGCGACTCTATTCGTCGTCCTTATCCTGTCCCGCCGGGTCGATATCATGTCCGTCCTGATTATCGGGCTGATGATCAGCTACGCCATCGGTGCCATCGTCAGCATCCTAATGTTTTTCAGTATGGCGGAGCGCCTGCAAAGTTTTATCAATTGGTCCTTCGGGGATTACGGCAACGTCAGTTGGAGCCACCTGCGATTCTTCGCCCCCGCGATTCTGGGCGGACTTGTGCTGAGCAGCTTGTTCATCAAACCGCTCGATGCCCTGCTTCTGGGGGAGCAATACGCCGAGAGTGTGGGCACACGCACCAAACAGGCACGCTTTCTTGTGCTTCTGGCCGCTTCCCTTCTGGCCGGAGCCGTCACCGGATTTTGCGGGCCGATCGGCTTTCTGGGAATCGCGGCACCCCACCTCAGCCGTTACCTCTGCCGCACCAGCAGTCATCGTATCCTCATCCCCTCCAGTATTCTGATCGGAGCGCTGCTCTCCCTCGCATCCGACTTCGTCGCCCGTGGGCCGGGGCTCGACGTCGTGCTGCCGCTCAACGCGATCACGGCACTGGTCGGAGCGCCCGTCATCATTGCCGCCCTGGTCAAACAACGAAATTTGAAACGACTCTTCGGATGA
- a CDS encoding ABC transporter ATP-binding protein, translating to MTSTAQNPALTAGALSIGYEQGADKRCLAEDLSVSLMPGEFVCLLGPNGVGKSTLIRTLAGMQSPLAGQIQIAGKNFGSIPPRERARLVSVVLTEAAPIGLMDAYAMVSLGRHPYSGWFGSLDAHDRGRIEWAFEAVGAKHLAQRQVAELSDGERQKITIARALAQETQVMLLDEPTAFLDLPRRVELMRILRNLAHREKLALLLSTHDLDLALRFADRLWVLSGEGELIQGYPEAIAMSGDFARVFESNNLDWDPQTGSFRTHPTPCLHAKIEGEGVAALWTRRALERLGFGICEDASDAAFSIHIKGSAWQVTRGDQQAEFDSIDAVIDWVLNQKWA from the coding sequence ATGACATCCACGGCACAAAATCCTGCTCTTACGGCCGGCGCGTTGAGCATCGGCTACGAACAAGGTGCGGACAAGCGCTGCCTGGCGGAGGATTTGTCGGTTTCGCTCATGCCCGGCGAATTCGTTTGCCTGTTGGGACCAAACGGCGTCGGCAAATCAACCCTCATCCGCACACTTGCCGGTATGCAATCTCCCCTCGCCGGTCAGATTCAAATCGCAGGGAAGAACTTTGGCAGCATCCCGCCACGTGAGCGGGCCCGCCTTGTCAGCGTCGTGCTGACGGAAGCCGCCCCCATTGGATTGATGGATGCCTATGCCATGGTCTCGCTCGGACGCCACCCCTACTCCGGCTGGTTTGGCTCGTTGGATGCCCATGACCGTGGGCGCATTGAGTGGGCCTTCGAAGCCGTCGGTGCCAAACATCTGGCTCAGCGGCAGGTTGCCGAGTTAAGCGACGGGGAACGGCAAAAGATCACGATTGCCCGGGCGCTGGCCCAGGAAACACAAGTCATGCTCCTGGACGAACCCACCGCGTTTCTCGATCTACCCAGGCGGGTCGAATTGATGCGTATTCTGCGCAACCTTGCCCACAGGGAAAAACTGGCCTTGCTGCTCTCCACGCACGACCTGGATCTGGCCCTGCGCTTTGCCGACCGCCTCTGGGTGCTCAGCGGCGAGGGCGAACTCATCCAAGGCTACCCCGAAGCCATCGCCATGAGTGGAGACTTTGCCAGGGTATTTGAAAGCAACAACCTCGACTGGGACCCTCAAACGGGCAGCTTTCGCACCCACCCCACACCCTGCCTCCACGCTAAAATCGAGGGCGAAGGCGTGGCCGCGCTCTGGACAAGACGGGCACTGGAACGATTGGGCTTCGGGATCTGCGAGGATGCCTCTGACGCCGCTTTTTCGATACATATCAAAGGCTCTGCTTGGCAAGTAACGCGCGGCGACCAGCAAGCGGAATTTGATTCCATCGATGCAGTCATCGACTGGGTGCTAAATCAGAAATGGGCGTAA
- a CDS encoding Fur family transcriptional regulator → MPHTKQREAIIDVLREAGRPLTRDEILRLGRQKIERLGSATVDRAIREMAEQFHLIGLEYPGQPKRYELPADAEHPHFVCRRCERVFDLPVVMKVPAIKAPSGFKVTGGEVIYSGTCPDCR, encoded by the coding sequence ATGCCGCATACAAAACAGCGTGAAGCGATCATCGATGTGCTGCGTGAAGCCGGTCGTCCCCTGACGCGCGATGAAATCCTTCGGCTGGGCCGTCAAAAAATCGAGCGACTCGGCTCAGCGACCGTGGATCGTGCCATCCGCGAAATGGCGGAGCAGTTTCACTTGATCGGTCTGGAGTATCCCGGTCAGCCCAAACGCTATGAGTTGCCCGCCGATGCTGAGCACCCTCACTTCGTTTGTCGTCGCTGCGAGCGGGTTTTCGATCTGCCGGTGGTGATGAAGGTTCCCGCGATCAAAGCGCCGTCCGGATTTAAAGTGACCGGAGGCGAAGTAATTTATTCCGGGACTTGTCCGGATTGTCGCTAA
- a CDS encoding TonB-dependent receptor, giving the protein MHLKKVIRQTLFILSLAAAGSVSLGAEEPETPVYKLDDYVFVSTRTPLSTARLSPSVTAITDLDIDQWQDASLSEAIARTPGMVLWSNGSRGSVTSLSTRGTESNHTGFFLDGRRLNPGFGNQYDLGFLPLNNLESVEVQRGASTVNFGSSGIGGVINARLKSALGQKRPEASLFLEGGSNDYRKAGVDFALGTEAVGLSLSASTTQTDNERHNDSFEQLSLLSRLDWKLADSVYLELIGSAFDTMKELPGSTTGPTPFDNQDTTSWLLSPGIRYLTDDLSVHLFYSRSERTADIFEVNSAFDFGVFPALYLGDFPISNEIDVLTDEMDLQIDYSLSDNVLLTGGVVYRNDDVRNTNINTASPLAPPAPYGESFQQWGSFALLSWQLSDRFEVRAGIRHDDYSDYDDEVTGNATFIINLEELNATVFAKLANSYAPPGPVDLAYDSDQSTPLNAEESVSYEIGFRQSLLQDELTYSLVLFRNEIDDLLSFEPTTFDTFNIEEAVTQGAEISVKYQASKKLDLGLGYTYLVAESDRLNDPRTGGFVADPARDVPLARRPEHLLQLSAFYHCTDNFSAGVQAIGQFEREDIDPETFLQVPAEDFFVVRLVADWAIDENWSLYAKIENLLDEEYASAAGYPALGRAGYLGLKFTY; this is encoded by the coding sequence ATGCACCTGAAAAAAGTTATTCGGCAGACATTATTCATTCTCTCACTGGCGGCAGCTGGTTCGGTTTCCTTAGGGGCTGAAGAGCCAGAAACACCGGTTTACAAACTCGATGATTATGTTTTTGTCAGCACCCGCACACCACTAAGTACAGCGCGCTTGTCACCCTCGGTCACCGCAATAACCGATCTGGACATAGATCAGTGGCAGGATGCCTCTTTGTCCGAGGCTATTGCCCGCACACCCGGGATGGTGCTTTGGTCGAACGGTTCGCGTGGCAGCGTAACCTCGCTTTCAACACGTGGTACGGAGAGCAATCACACGGGATTCTTTCTCGACGGCAGGCGACTCAACCCCGGTTTTGGCAATCAATATGACCTGGGTTTTCTGCCGCTGAACAATTTGGAGAGCGTCGAGGTGCAACGCGGCGCGTCCACGGTCAATTTCGGTTCCAGCGGGATCGGTGGAGTGATCAACGCACGACTGAAATCTGCTCTTGGGCAAAAGCGCCCGGAAGCCAGCTTATTTCTTGAAGGGGGTTCAAATGACTATCGCAAAGCCGGAGTGGATTTTGCTCTGGGGACAGAGGCAGTGGGCCTGAGCCTCTCCGCTTCGACTACGCAGACCGATAACGAACGCCATAACGATAGCTTCGAGCAGCTCAGTTTGCTGAGTCGTTTGGATTGGAAACTGGCGGACTCCGTTTATCTGGAATTGATCGGTTCTGCCTTCGATACCATGAAGGAATTGCCCGGCTCCACGACAGGACCGACGCCGTTTGACAATCAGGATACAACCAGTTGGCTGCTTTCACCGGGGATTCGTTATTTGACGGACGACCTTTCGGTTCACCTGTTCTATTCGCGATCCGAGCGGACAGCCGACATTTTTGAGGTCAATTCAGCTTTTGATTTTGGCGTCTTTCCCGCCCTCTATTTGGGTGACTTTCCGATTTCGAATGAAATTGACGTATTAACAGACGAAATGGATCTGCAGATCGACTACTCACTCAGCGATAACGTTTTGCTGACCGGAGGTGTGGTGTATCGAAATGACGACGTACGTAATACCAACATCAACACAGCCAGCCCATTGGCACCCCCCGCACCTTACGGCGAAAGCTTCCAGCAATGGGGCAGCTTCGCCTTACTCTCCTGGCAACTCTCTGACAGATTTGAAGTTCGTGCGGGTATTCGTCACGATGATTATTCGGACTATGACGACGAAGTGACCGGCAACGCTACTTTTATCATAAACCTGGAAGAGCTGAATGCGACCGTCTTTGCCAAACTGGCAAATTCCTACGCCCCTCCCGGTCCCGTCGATCTTGCGTACGATTCCGACCAGAGCACACCGCTCAATGCGGAAGAAAGCGTTTCGTATGAAATCGGTTTTCGACAAAGTCTTTTGCAGGACGAACTGACATATTCGTTGGTGCTGTTCCGCAATGAGATTGATGACCTGCTAAGCTTTGAGCCGACGACCTTTGACACCTTCAATATTGAGGAAGCCGTTACGCAAGGTGCTGAAATATCCGTGAAGTATCAGGCGAGCAAGAAACTGGATCTCGGTCTGGGTTACACGTATTTGGTTGCCGAGAGCGATCGCTTGAACGATCCGAGGACGGGCGGGTTCGTGGCTGACCCGGCGAGAGACGTACCTTTGGCCCGCCGTCCGGAGCATCTTTTGCAGCTCTCCGCTTTTTATCATTGTACGGATAACTTCAGTGCCGGGGTTCAAGCGATAGGACAATTTGAACGCGAGGATATTGATCCGGAAACTTTCCTGCAGGTGCCGGCTGAGGATTTCTTCGTGGTTCGGCTCGTCGCGGACTGGGCGATCGATGAAAACTGGTCGCTTTACGCCAAGATAGAAAACCTGCTTGATGAAGAATACGCTTCTGCGGCAGGCTATCCTGCACTTGGCCGCGCCGGATATCTGGGACTGAAATTCACCTACTAA
- the panD gene encoding aspartate 1-decarboxylase, which translates to MQVTLLKSKLLRAEITDRALHYEGSLAIDSALMEQVGLRPYEKILVANIANGERFETYAIEAPKGSHTISLNGAAAHKGELGDLLVIMSFAQLDEAEADTWKPKVLVLADGNKRVVRADNIQVAEDVFV; encoded by the coding sequence ATGCAGGTAACTCTACTAAAGTCCAAGCTGCTACGAGCAGAGATTACGGATCGGGCCCTTCACTACGAAGGTAGCTTGGCCATAGATTCTGCCCTCATGGAGCAGGTGGGCCTGCGCCCCTACGAAAAAATTCTCGTGGCTAATATTGCCAACGGTGAACGCTTTGAGACTTACGCCATCGAAGCACCTAAAGGTTCGCATACCATCTCGTTGAATGGTGCCGCAGCTCACAAAGGTGAACTCGGCGATTTGCTGGTCATTATGTCTTTTGCCCAGCTTGATGAAGCAGAGGCCGATACTTGGAAGCCAAAAGTTCTGGTACTGGCCGACGGGAACAAGCGCGTTGTGCGCGCGGACAATATCCAAGTCGCGGAAGACGTTTTCGTATAA
- a CDS encoding ATP-binding response regulator, with amino-acid sequence MSEKTDSSLVKRLLVVDDEEGPRQSLSMIFGDDYDVTVASSGEEAIQLSKNAPFHVVITDIRMRGLSGIDVLREVKEIDSHTEVIVLTAYETLETARQAISLGASEYLKKPFDIDHIQKVVERCFESYMFSTNQEVLIRKDVNAAKTNFLEIVSHELNTPMNGIVGFIELLQDTKLDDEQTEYLETIRDCSLKYFEHVQDILTYAKLSMSDSEVSRSSFNPATLILKLIREAEVPEGVELRSEIEEAMPQLLTGPEQEIRIIHRKLILNALKFTSEGEVVVGLSCEPIEKDLYRCILTVRDTGPGIDPELIRGGRIFDAFTQGDSSLKRPHEGMGLGLALCDRLSEKIGASLSVDSELGQGSTFKFVFDLVSDS; translated from the coding sequence ATGAGCGAAAAGACAGATAGTTCTCTGGTAAAACGCCTTTTGGTCGTCGATGATGAAGAGGGCCCAAGACAGTCGCTCAGCATGATTTTTGGGGATGATTACGATGTTACGGTGGCCTCCTCGGGTGAGGAAGCCATTCAGCTATCTAAAAACGCACCCTTTCATGTCGTTATTACCGACATCCGTATGCGCGGTTTAAGCGGGATCGATGTTTTGCGTGAAGTGAAGGAGATCGACTCCCATACTGAAGTCATTGTTCTCACGGCGTATGAAACTCTGGAAACCGCCCGCCAGGCGATCAGCCTGGGCGCTTCCGAATATTTAAAGAAGCCCTTCGATATCGATCATATTCAAAAAGTGGTCGAACGCTGCTTCGAGAGCTACATGTTCTCGACCAATCAGGAGGTGTTGATCCGTAAGGACGTTAATGCGGCCAAGACGAACTTTCTGGAGATTGTCAGTCATGAACTGAATACGCCCATGAACGGGATCGTCGGCTTTATCGAGTTATTACAGGACACGAAGCTGGACGACGAGCAGACGGAATACCTCGAGACCATCCGGGACTGTAGCTTAAAATATTTCGAGCACGTGCAGGACATCCTGACTTACGCGAAACTTTCGATGAGCGACAGCGAAGTTTCCCGAAGCTCATTCAACCCGGCCACTTTAATCCTGAAGTTGATTCGTGAGGCCGAGGTTCCAGAGGGAGTGGAACTGCGCAGTGAAATCGAAGAGGCCATGCCGCAGCTGCTGACCGGCCCGGAACAGGAAATTCGCATCATTCACCGAAAGCTGATCCTGAACGCGCTGAAGTTCACCTCGGAGGGAGAAGTTGTGGTCGGGCTCAGCTGTGAGCCTATCGAGAAGGATCTTTACCGCTGCATTCTGACGGTGCGTGATACCGGCCCCGGAATCGACCCGGAGCTGATCCGTGGCGGCCGTATTTTCGATGCCTTTACCCAAGGCGATTCCTCGTTGAAGCGTCCCCATGAGGGAATGGGGCTTGGACTGGCTCTCTGCGACCGGCTCAGCGAGAAAATTGGTGCGAGCCTTAGTGTCGACAGTGAATTGGGGCAGGGTAGTACGTTCAAATTTGTCTTTGATCTGGTGAGTGATTCCTAG
- a CDS encoding sensor histidine kinase, protein MPAYLVFFTFYVTASAWVLFKGFKEHLGQRASDCFFVLGSGVIGFAGGSTNFPLWYDIPIQPYGNILTSVYIVIVGYGLYSKKISGISLDFYKALSELFLNLSVALFYVIGYGIYMRISGEDATPAQLWIHGIGSFLVSYALFWLIPKAKYWTTRIVDTQFRQAQVDALESLKALPTELSDISDVNEIFKLVGDSIADALEVYDVSIYIEETFSNDYECVYATRERFEELGKERVFSMDPLAEVLSKKPDVIVLDRIHDVQSSFYASLVDLKHQMDVSVIVPVFAGHDLYGLIFIGQPRQSKTWNDEEVSALFNIGAQVGLNIRVRELERRSSEIDKLVALGTMAAGLSHEIRNPLVSVQTMTSMIKKGSSANQINEEFKQVLIRDVKRIENIVEGVALYSRNQKVHQVPIRIDEVIATSMELVEAKAREKEISIQYRDHSDVEISVRANYDQLTQVFHNLLENALDALLVADKNDKTIQIEKRIVTGQRKQAWVEISISDNGVGIPKNILSRIFDPFTTSKDTGRREDKSGMGLGLAISKRIIDNHDGAINARNNADCGAVFVVSLPVKEN, encoded by the coding sequence ATGCCCGCTTATCTGGTGTTTTTCACATTTTATGTTACTGCCAGTGCCTGGGTCTTGTTTAAAGGTTTCAAGGAACACCTTGGCCAGCGCGCCTCGGATTGTTTCTTTGTCCTGGGTAGCGGGGTGATCGGTTTTGCGGGCGGATCGACCAATTTCCCGCTCTGGTATGACATTCCGATACAGCCTTATGGCAATATTCTGACAAGTGTATATATCGTCATTGTCGGTTACGGGCTGTATAGCAAAAAAATCTCCGGGATCAGTCTGGATTTTTATAAGGCACTCTCAGAGCTTTTCCTCAATCTTTCGGTGGCGCTTTTTTATGTCATCGGCTACGGCATTTACATGCGCATCTCCGGTGAAGATGCCACACCTGCACAGCTTTGGATTCACGGCATAGGCTCTTTCTTGGTCAGTTACGCTTTGTTCTGGCTCATCCCCAAGGCAAAGTACTGGACGACCCGGATTGTAGACACGCAATTTCGTCAAGCTCAGGTGGATGCCCTTGAGTCCTTGAAGGCGCTGCCCACAGAGCTATCAGATATTTCCGACGTGAATGAGATCTTCAAGTTGGTGGGTGACTCTATCGCAGATGCTTTAGAGGTCTATGATGTTTCCATTTACATAGAGGAGACGTTCTCCAATGATTACGAATGTGTCTACGCAACCCGGGAACGGTTTGAGGAGTTGGGGAAAGAGCGCGTTTTCAGTATGGATCCACTGGCGGAGGTCTTGTCCAAAAAGCCGGATGTCATCGTCCTTGATCGGATTCATGATGTGCAAAGTTCTTTTTACGCGTCCTTGGTCGATTTAAAGCATCAGATGGACGTTTCTGTCATTGTTCCTGTTTTTGCCGGGCATGACTTGTACGGGTTGATTTTTATCGGCCAACCACGGCAGTCGAAGACATGGAATGATGAGGAAGTCTCCGCACTTTTTAACATCGGTGCTCAAGTCGGTTTGAACATCAGAGTTCGTGAGCTTGAGCGCAGATCGAGCGAGATCGACAAATTGGTCGCATTGGGAACGATGGCTGCCGGCTTGTCCCACGAAATCCGAAATCCGTTGGTTTCGGTTCAGACCATGACCTCGATGATAAAGAAGGGCAGTTCTGCGAACCAGATAAACGAGGAATTCAAGCAGGTCCTGATTCGTGATGTGAAAAGAATCGAAAATATTGTCGAAGGCGTTGCTTTATACTCCAGAAATCAAAAGGTGCATCAGGTTCCCATACGGATCGATGAGGTGATCGCAACCAGTATGGAGTTGGTCGAGGCGAAGGCCCGGGAAAAGGAGATTTCGATTCAGTACCGGGACCACTCCGATGTCGAAATTTCGGTCCGAGCGAACTACGACCAGCTGACTCAGGTGTTCCATAATCTTCTGGAGAACGCATTGGATGCGCTCTTGGTTGCAGATAAAAACGACAAAACCATTCAAATAGAAAAGAGGATCGTGACCGGTCAGCGGAAGCAGGCCTGGGTGGAGATTTCCATTTCCGACAATGGCGTGGGCATTCCCAAGAATATCCTTTCCAGAATCTTCGACCCCTTTACGACATCAAAGGATACGGGGCGAAGGGAGGACAAGTCCGGGATGGGCCTGGGATTGGCCATTTCCAAGCGGATTATTGATAACCACGACGGTGCAATAAACGCTCGAAATAATGCCGACTGCGGCGCAGTGTTCGTGGTTAGCCTGCCAGTCAAAGAAAATTGA